From one Shewanella sp. GD04112 genomic stretch:
- the iscX gene encoding Fe-S cluster assembly protein IscX, giving the protein MSLKWIDSLDIALELLEKHSEVDPHKLHFTQLYEWVLALDDFDDDPKHCNERILEAIQQCWIEEK; this is encoded by the coding sequence ATGTCGTTAAAGTGGATTGACTCATTAGATATCGCCTTAGAATTGCTGGAGAAGCATTCTGAGGTTGACCCCCACAAGCTGCATTTTACTCAGTTATATGAGTGGGTATTAGCCCTCGATGATTTTGATGACGATCCTAAGCATTGTAATGAGCGGATATTAGAAGCCATTCAGCAATGCTGGATTGAAGAGAAATAA
- the rimK gene encoding 30S ribosomal protein S6--L-glutamate ligase, with product MRIAILSQGPELYSTKRLVEAATLRGHEVKVINPLECYMNINMRQSSIHIGGEELPPFDAVIPRIGASITFYGSAVLRQFEMMGVYALNDSVGISRSRDKLRSMQLMSRRGIGLPITGFANKPSDIPDLIDMVGGAPLVIKLLEGTQGIGVVLAETRKAAESVIEAFMGLKANIMVQEYIKEANGADIRCFVLGDKVIAAMKRQAMPGEFRSNLHRGGTASLVKLTPEERSVAIRAAKTMGLNVAGVDLLRSNHGPVVMEVNSSPGLEGIEGATAKDVAGAIIEFVEKNALKAKKPTQA from the coding sequence ATGAGAATCGCGATCCTATCGCAAGGGCCTGAGCTATATTCCACAAAGCGACTCGTTGAGGCTGCGACATTACGTGGTCACGAAGTCAAAGTGATCAATCCGCTCGAATGCTATATGAACATCAATATGCGTCAGTCGAGCATCCATATTGGTGGGGAAGAATTGCCGCCTTTTGATGCGGTGATCCCGCGTATTGGTGCATCTATTACGTTTTATGGCTCAGCTGTGCTGCGCCAGTTTGAGATGATGGGCGTGTATGCGCTCAATGATTCCGTAGGCATTTCTCGCTCCCGCGATAAGTTACGTTCGATGCAGTTGATGTCACGCCGTGGTATCGGCTTGCCGATCACCGGCTTTGCCAATAAGCCAAGCGATATTCCTGATCTTATCGACATGGTGGGCGGCGCGCCGCTTGTGATCAAGTTGCTTGAGGGCACGCAGGGCATTGGGGTGGTGTTAGCCGAAACTCGCAAAGCGGCTGAGAGTGTGATTGAAGCTTTTATGGGATTAAAAGCCAACATCATGGTGCAGGAATACATTAAAGAAGCCAATGGCGCCGACATTCGCTGCTTTGTGCTAGGCGATAAAGTGATTGCAGCGATGAAACGCCAAGCCATGCCTGGGGAGTTTCGCTCAAACCTACACCGTGGCGGCACCGCAAGTTTAGTTAAACTGACCCCCGAAGAGCGTTCAGTCGCAATTCGTGCAGCCAAAACCATGGGCCTCAATGTGGCGGGTGTCGATTTACTGCGTTCAAATCATGGCCCTGTGGTGATGGAAGTGAACTCCTCGCCAGGTCTTGAAGGGATTGAAGGCGCCACCGCAAAAGATGTTGCTGGTGCCATTATCGAGTTTGTTGAAAAGAACGCCCTCAAGGCAAAAAAGCCCACTCAAGCGTAG